In the Brevundimonas mediterranea genome, GGGTCTGGGACGCCATCGAGATCAAGGTCGACGACCCCGACCGCGTCGGCGAGCTGACCCCCGCCATCCGCGACGCCGCCGGCCCCGGATCTGTCATCAGCGACTGGCGCGAACGCCTGGCCGCCTTCTACGGCGCCCTGCGGGTCGAGCGGGTGGCCATGAGCATCATCCTGGGCCTGGTCGTCGCCATCGCCGCAATGAACATCATCTCCGGCATCGTCATGCTGGTGAAGAACAAGACGCGCGACATCGCCATCCTGCGCACCGTGGGCGCCAGTCCGTCGGCCATCCTGCGCATCTTCTTCATGTCCGGCGCCATGATCGGCGTGGCGGGCACCCTGGCGGGCCTCGCCCTGGGCCTGCTGTTCTGCTGGAACATCGGCACGATCCAGCATGCCATCGAGGCCGTGTTGGGGGTGCAACTGTTCAACGCCGACGTCTATCAGCTGGACGCCATCCCGGCCCTGGTCGATCCGATGGACGTGGCCTGGGTCGCCCTGCTGTCCTTCAGCATGAGCTGCCTGGCCAGCCTGCCGCCGTCCTGGACGGCCTCTCGCATCGATCCCGTGGAGGCGCTCCGCTATGAGTAGGTCTCCGATCCTGTCGGTGCGCGGCCTGACCCGAACCTATGACACCGCCAACGGCGGCCTGACCGTGCTGAAGGGCGTGGATCTGGACGTCATGCCGGGCGAGATGGTCGGGCTGATCGGCCCCTCCGGCTCGGGCAAGTCCAGCCTGCTGCACGCCGCCGGCCTGCTGGAGAAGCCGACCGAGGGCACGGTCGCCATCGACGGCGAAATGGTGGGCGACCTCGACGAGCGCGCCCGCACCCGCCTGCGCCTGTCGCGCATCGGCTTCGTCTATCAGTTCCACCATCTGCTGGCCGAGTTCGACGCCCGCGACAATGTCGCCCTGCCGATGCGGATCGCGGGCATGAGCCTGGCCCAGGCGCGCCGTCAGGCCGAGGAGACGCTGACGACCCTCGGTCTGGGCGAGCGGCTGACCCACCAGCCGGCCCAGCTGTCGGGCGGCGAGAAGCAGCGTGTCGCCATCGCCCGGTCCCTGGCCAACAAGCCCCGCCTGCTGCTGGCCGACGAACCGACCGGCAACCTGGACCCGACCACCAGCCAGTCGGTGTTCGAATCCCTGCGTGACCTGGCCAAGACCACGGGCGTCGCCGCCCTGATCGCCACCCACAATATGGAGCTGGCCGGCCACATGGACCGCGTCTTCGCCCTGAAGGACGGCCATCTGGAAGAACGGGCGGCCCAAAGTCAGGCTTATTGAGCCAGGCCTAATGACATCTGGCGGACGCCGTCACCCAACGGCCGCGTCGCCCCAGATGGCGCGCAGCTGCTGGGGCCGGCGGCAGCCCTGGCGATAGGCCTCGTAATGGGCGCGGTTGCGGCGGGCGTAGTCCTGATGCTCAGGCCCGGCGGGCCAGAACCGCTGGACCCCGACGACCGGGGTGGTGAAGCTCTTGCCCAGAAC is a window encoding:
- a CDS encoding ABC transporter ATP-binding protein, whose protein sequence is MSRSPILSVRGLTRTYDTANGGLTVLKGVDLDVMPGEMVGLIGPSGSGKSSLLHAAGLLEKPTEGTVAIDGEMVGDLDERARTRLRLSRIGFVYQFHHLLAEFDARDNVALPMRIAGMSLAQARRQAEETLTTLGLGERLTHQPAQLSGGEKQRVAIARSLANKPRLLLADEPTGNLDPTTSQSVFESLRDLAKTTGVAALIATHNMELAGHMDRVFALKDGHLEERAAQSQAY